One Deltaproteobacteria bacterium genomic window carries:
- a CDS encoding MFS transporter, whose protein sequence is MGQPRFVGLWRNRDFVKLWAGETISVFGSMVTATALPFTAVLVLHATPMQMSLLRAADLVPGLLIGVAAGVWVDRLPCRPQLIAVDLGRALLLVSIPLAAFAGVLRIEQLYVVGFLTGILSMVFAVAFRSYLPTLVRREDLVEGNSKLSASAAVAEVGAFGLSGWLVQIFTAPLAILLDALSFVASAAFVAMIRAPEAGPRAPAQRSMWIESAEGLRFVVSHPVLRVLAGCTMLLKFAFYVFSTVFMLFVTRELGFAPGVLGMIFAVGGVSSLLGALIARRATTRWGVGPTLIGGLGLTGLGILLVPLAPGATLVGALLLIAQQLVEDGAATVYDIIEVSLRQALAPPAMLGRINASMRMAGLAAMLLGALVGGVLGESIGLRMTLVVAATSPFIAAVWLACSPVRRLMELPNEP, encoded by the coding sequence CAGCCGCGCTTCGTCGGCCTGTGGCGCAATCGCGATTTCGTCAAGCTGTGGGCCGGTGAGACGATCTCGGTCTTCGGTTCGATGGTGACGGCGACGGCGCTGCCGTTTACCGCCGTGCTCGTGTTGCACGCGACGCCGATGCAGATGTCGCTGCTGCGTGCGGCGGATCTGGTGCCGGGGCTGCTGATCGGAGTGGCAGCCGGCGTCTGGGTGGATCGGCTGCCGTGCCGCCCGCAGTTGATCGCCGTCGATCTCGGCCGTGCGTTGCTGCTCGTGTCGATTCCGCTGGCGGCGTTTGCTGGCGTGTTGCGCATCGAGCAGTTGTACGTCGTCGGCTTCTTGACCGGAATTTTGTCGATGGTGTTTGCCGTCGCCTTCCGATCGTACCTGCCGACGCTGGTTCGGCGTGAGGATCTCGTCGAAGGCAACAGCAAACTGTCGGCGAGCGCGGCGGTGGCGGAGGTGGGCGCGTTCGGTCTCAGCGGATGGTTGGTGCAGATATTCACGGCGCCGCTGGCGATCCTGCTCGACGCGCTGTCGTTCGTAGCTTCGGCGGCGTTCGTCGCCATGATCCGCGCACCCGAAGCTGGACCACGCGCGCCCGCACAGCGTTCGATGTGGATCGAAAGCGCTGAAGGGCTGCGCTTCGTGGTCAGTCATCCGGTGCTACGCGTATTGGCGGGCTGCACGATGCTGCTCAAATTCGCGTTTTACGTTTTCAGTACAGTCTTCATGTTGTTCGTCACCCGTGAACTCGGCTTCGCGCCGGGCGTGCTGGGGATGATCTTCGCCGTGGGAGGCGTGAGCTCGCTGCTCGGGGCGTTGATTGCGCGCCGAGCGACGACACGCTGGGGCGTCGGTCCCACGTTAATTGGCGGTCTGGGTCTTACTGGACTCGGTATTCTCCTCGTACCGCTTGCACCTGGGGCCACGCTCGTCGGCGCGCTGCTGCTCATTGCGCAACAGTTGGTCGAGGACGGGGCGGCCACGGTGTACGACATCATCGAGGTCAGCCTGCGTCAGGCTCTCGCACCGCCTGCGATGTTGGGGCGGATCAACGCGAGCATGCGCATGGCTGGACTCGCGGCGATGTTGCTTGGCGCGCTCGTCGGCGGCGTGCTCGGCGAAAGCATCGGTCTGCGAATGACCCTCGTGGTGGCGGCCACCAGCCCCTTCATCGCCGCCGTGTGGCTCGCCTGCTCACCGGTGCGCAGGTTGATGGAGTTGCCGAACGAACCGTAG